In the genome of Hymenobacter cellulosivorans, one region contains:
- a CDS encoding glycosyltransferase family 9 protein yields the protein MKILVLRFSSIGDIVLTTPVVRALKQQVPGAQVHYCTKPAYRSIIEPNPYVDKAHYLTGSLAELVAELKQEQFDFVVDLHNNLRTSILKLRLGVKSASFDKLNWQKWLLVNAKMDVLPRVHIVERYLAAAAPLGVQDDRQGLDYFIPPQDEVDLATLPAGFQRGYVAFAIGAQHATKRLPTERIIELCAQLGRPVVLLGGPEDESTGHIVEQALENSPTYNLATAPVYNACGRYSLNQSASLVRQAQLVVSHDTGLMHIAAAFRKEIFSVWGNTVPEFGMYPYRTEFRVLEVPGLPCRPCSKIGYAKCPQGHFRCMRDIRFDLDLPPTHDGR from the coding sequence ATGAAGATTCTGGTTCTGCGCTTTTCCTCCATCGGCGACATTGTGCTGACGACGCCCGTGGTGCGGGCCCTAAAGCAGCAGGTGCCTGGCGCCCAGGTGCACTATTGTACCAAGCCCGCCTACCGCAGCATCATCGAGCCCAACCCGTACGTGGACAAGGCGCACTACCTCACCGGTTCCCTGGCCGAGCTGGTAGCCGAACTCAAGCAGGAGCAGTTCGACTTCGTGGTGGATTTGCACAACAACCTGCGCACCAGTATTCTGAAGCTGCGCCTGGGCGTCAAGTCGGCCAGCTTTGATAAGCTTAACTGGCAGAAGTGGCTGCTGGTCAATGCCAAGATGGACGTCTTGCCCCGGGTGCATATTGTGGAGCGCTATTTGGCTGCCGCTGCCCCGTTGGGCGTGCAAGACGACCGGCAGGGCTTGGATTACTTCATTCCGCCCCAGGACGAAGTTGACCTGGCTACGCTGCCGGCCGGATTTCAGCGCGGCTACGTGGCCTTCGCCATCGGGGCCCAGCATGCTACCAAGCGTCTGCCCACCGAGCGAATCATTGAGCTCTGCGCCCAACTCGGCCGCCCCGTCGTGCTGCTCGGTGGCCCCGAAGACGAAAGCACCGGCCACATCGTGGAGCAGGCTCTGGAAAACTCCCCGACTTACAATCTTGCCACCGCACCGGTTTACAACGCCTGCGGGCGGTATTCGCTGAATCAGTCGGCCTCCCTGGTGCGGCAAGCCCAACTGGTCGTCAGCCACGATACGGGTCTGATGCACATTGCCGCGGCCTTTCGCAAGGAAATATTCAGCGTGTGGGGCAATACCGTGCCCGAGTTTGGCATGTACCCGTATCGTACCGAGTTCAGAGTGCTGGAAGTGCCTGGCCTGCCGTGCCGGCCCTGCTCCAAAATCGGCTACGCCAAGTGCCCACAGGGACATTTCCGGTGCATGCGCGACATTCGCTTCGACCTTGATCTGCCGCCTACCCACGACGGCCGGTAG
- a CDS encoding helix-hairpin-helix domain-containing protein: protein MDNRALIRAFRLAASLMELHDENPFKIRAYEGTAATLERLELPVADMDRTGLPDRTGLSKTAAAKVAEMLDTGTFEELRKLLEITPPGVVEMLNIKGIGPKKIRVLWRELGVESPEQLRDAAERDEVSKLKGFGKKTQDTILAALEFNQESQGKVLYPQAEELADDLARRLRETLRTDSVAVAGEVRRRLEIVETVTLVAATAQPRQAHELLNALDGLTADARRSGPFAWRGTATASGVKVEVYLVSKEDFVNQLFLHSAAEAHLSEPLADPRAGSLRQLVKREKFYQETAIYEKAGLQYVEPELREGLGEVALAQEKKLPALLTDEDLRGSLHNHSTYSDGAHTLRQMAEFLRDQGYEYLGICDHSQAAHYANGLSPERVRQQQREIDQLNQELAPFRIFKGIESDILGDGNLDYSNNVLESFDFIVASVHSNLRMDERKATERLLRAIANPYTTMLGHPTGRLLLRREGYPINHKAIIDACAQHGVIIEINSNPWRLDLDWRWVRYALDQGVKLSINPDAHHTDGYADMRYGVMMGRKGGLTKDMTFNALSAEEMAAYFAERKANIKPPLEYKDSLFG from the coding sequence GTGGATAACCGCGCCCTCATCCGTGCCTTTCGCCTCGCCGCGTCGCTCATGGAGCTGCACGACGAAAACCCGTTCAAAATCCGTGCTTACGAAGGCACGGCCGCTACCTTGGAGCGCCTGGAGCTGCCCGTGGCCGACATGGACCGCACCGGCCTGCCCGACCGGACCGGCCTGAGTAAGACGGCCGCCGCCAAAGTGGCCGAAATGCTCGATACGGGCACGTTTGAGGAGTTGCGCAAGCTGCTGGAAATAACGCCGCCCGGGGTGGTCGAAATGCTCAACATCAAAGGCATCGGGCCCAAGAAAATCCGGGTACTGTGGCGGGAGCTGGGTGTGGAAAGCCCCGAGCAGCTGCGCGACGCCGCCGAGCGGGATGAAGTAAGCAAGCTCAAAGGCTTCGGCAAAAAGACCCAGGATACGATTCTGGCCGCCCTGGAATTCAATCAGGAAAGCCAAGGCAAGGTGCTCTACCCACAGGCCGAGGAGTTGGCCGACGACCTGGCCCGCCGCCTGCGCGAAACCCTGCGCACCGACTCGGTAGCCGTGGCCGGAGAAGTGCGCCGCCGCCTCGAAATCGTGGAAACCGTAACGCTGGTAGCCGCCACGGCCCAGCCCCGGCAGGCCCACGAGCTGCTAAACGCCCTGGACGGCCTCACCGCTGATGCCCGGCGTTCCGGCCCGTTTGCCTGGCGCGGCACAGCTACGGCTTCGGGCGTCAAAGTTGAGGTGTACCTGGTCAGCAAGGAAGACTTTGTCAACCAGCTGTTCCTGCACTCGGCCGCCGAAGCCCACTTGTCAGAACCTCTGGCCGACCCGCGGGCCGGCTCGTTGCGGCAACTGGTGAAGCGGGAGAAGTTCTACCAGGAAACGGCCATTTACGAGAAGGCCGGTTTGCAGTACGTGGAGCCCGAGCTGCGCGAAGGCCTCGGCGAAGTGGCCCTGGCCCAGGAGAAAAAGCTGCCCGCGCTGCTCACCGACGAAGATCTGCGCGGCTCCTTGCACAACCACAGCACCTACTCCGACGGGGCCCACACCCTGCGCCAGATGGCCGAGTTCCTGCGCGACCAGGGCTACGAGTACCTCGGTATTTGCGACCATTCGCAGGCAGCCCACTACGCCAATGGCCTCAGCCCCGAGCGGGTGCGGCAGCAGCAGCGCGAAATCGACCAGCTCAACCAGGAGCTGGCCCCGTTCCGCATCTTCAAAGGCATCGAGAGCGACATTCTCGGCGATGGCAACCTGGACTACTCCAACAACGTGCTCGAGTCGTTCGACTTCATCGTGGCCTCGGTGCACAGCAACCTGCGCATGGACGAGCGCAAAGCCACCGAGCGGTTGTTGCGGGCCATTGCCAACCCGTATACCACCATGTTGGGTCACCCCACGGGCCGGCTCTTGCTGCGGCGTGAAGGCTACCCCATCAACCATAAAGCCATTATCGACGCCTGCGCCCAGCACGGGGTTATTATCGAAATCAACTCCAACCCCTGGCGCCTGGATCTGGACTGGCGCTGGGTGCGCTACGCCCTCGACCAGGGCGTGAAGCTCAGCATCAACCCCGATGCCCACCATACTGACGGCTACGCCGACATGCGCTACGGCGTAATGATGGGCCGCAAGGGTGGTCTGACCAAGGACATGACCTTCAATGCCCTGAGTGCCGAGGAAATGGCGGCGTACTTTGCCGAGCGCAAAGCCAACATCAAGCCGCCCCTGGAATACAAAGACTCCCTGTTTGGGTAA
- a CDS encoding EVE domain-containing protein, whose product MNYWLVKSEPSAYSWLDFTRDGRTDWTGVRNFQARNCLQQMQPGDLVLFYHSMTEKAVVGIAEVSAAAAPDATAEAGSGWVAVELRPQQALPRPVTLAQIKQDSRLTQIGLLRQSRLSVMPLRPEEFDILLELGS is encoded by the coding sequence ATGAATTACTGGCTCGTAAAATCAGAACCCAGCGCCTATTCCTGGCTCGACTTCACCCGCGACGGCCGCACCGACTGGACCGGGGTGCGCAACTTTCAGGCCCGCAACTGCCTGCAGCAGATGCAGCCCGGCGACTTGGTGCTGTTTTACCACAGCATGACCGAAAAGGCCGTGGTAGGCATTGCCGAGGTGAGTGCCGCTGCCGCCCCCGACGCTACCGCCGAAGCCGGCAGCGGCTGGGTGGCCGTGGAGCTGCGCCCCCAGCAGGCCCTGCCCCGGCCCGTCACCCTGGCCCAGATCAAGCAAGACAGCCGCCTGACCCAGATTGGCCTGCTGCGCCAGTCGCGCCTGAGCGTGATGCCGCTGCGGCCCGAGGAGTTTGACATCCTGCTGGAGCTCGGCAGCTAA
- a CDS encoding DUF4252 domain-containing protein, protein MKNRLLTLWVLVVLLAASSCRTSGPGTPARTVAEFFNKYENRSGFKATDWSAGLTTRLLLLKLGNLGGDNELTQAISSVRSVKVLTFSPTSNSARELVAEGLTKEVDGLLANERYTPLPVTAEAGTTVMRYSTRQQGDKVKEVVATGNVQGAPESFMLVAISGDFTQDQVNKLVKFLPSVSGELSK, encoded by the coding sequence ATGAAAAACCGACTCCTGACCCTGTGGGTACTTGTGGTGTTGCTGGCCGCCAGCAGCTGCCGCACCAGTGGCCCGGGCACTCCCGCCCGCACCGTGGCCGAATTCTTCAACAAATACGAAAACCGCTCCGGCTTCAAAGCTACCGACTGGTCGGCGGGCCTGACCACCCGCCTGCTGCTCCTGAAACTGGGCAACCTGGGCGGCGACAACGAACTGACCCAGGCCATATCGTCGGTGCGCAGCGTGAAGGTGCTTACCTTCTCTCCCACGTCGAATAGTGCTCGCGAGCTGGTGGCCGAGGGCCTGACCAAGGAGGTAGACGGTTTGCTGGCCAATGAGCGGTACACGCCTCTGCCCGTCACGGCGGAGGCAGGCACCACGGTGATGCGCTACTCGACCCGGCAGCAGGGTGATAAGGTGAAGGAAGTAGTGGCTACCGGCAACGTGCAGGGTGCCCCCGAGTCGTTTATGCTCGTGGCCATTTCCGGCGACTTCACCCAAGACCAGGTCAATAAGCTGGTAAAATTCCTGCCCAGCGTCAGCGGGGAGCTGTCCAAATAG
- a CDS encoding alpha/beta hydrolase-fold protein has translation MTWKVQLGWLLLLLFLGLNTARAQGNKIEIGHIDSLTSKVLQEKRGIWIYVPPAPAEPGYAPKRYPVLFLLDGDWHFPYVTALNQQLSTVNGLGVCPEMIVVGIPHPYPTRTRDLTPTHSTKRWNGAEDRTLSSSGGGEKFLAFLETELLPYIDAKYPTVPYRLLVGHSLGGLAVLNTLATKPKLFNAYLAIEPSLWWDNTLVLKKLEAAMQQHKFTGQKLFLAVAHTEKPGLDTTQVRRDTTGSTRHTRTNLALVDLLRRRKPGALAWQWKYYPRETHFSVSLLTEYNALHAFFQHKQLALPTSITDPSFTVAAVQRHYAQVPQQYGYTVLPPEETLNMYAWGYMQQKLWDKAYQFFQFNLKNYPQSYNAHTSLAAYYEARNDKAKALQYYTAALRLQDLPEARQKIAELQSSSAKP, from the coding sequence ATGACTTGGAAAGTACAACTAGGCTGGCTGCTATTACTGCTCTTCTTGGGCCTAAACACGGCCCGGGCTCAGGGAAACAAAATCGAAATCGGCCATATCGACAGCCTGACTTCGAAGGTGCTTCAGGAAAAGCGCGGCATCTGGATCTACGTGCCACCTGCGCCAGCCGAACCCGGCTACGCGCCCAAGCGCTACCCCGTGCTTTTCTTGCTGGATGGCGACTGGCATTTCCCGTACGTCACGGCCCTGAATCAGCAGCTTAGCACCGTGAATGGCCTGGGCGTTTGCCCGGAAATGATAGTCGTCGGGATTCCGCATCCTTACCCCACCCGCACCCGTGACCTGACGCCCACGCACTCGACCAAGCGCTGGAACGGGGCCGAAGACCGCACGCTAAGCTCGTCGGGCGGCGGTGAAAAATTCTTGGCGTTTCTGGAAACCGAGTTGCTGCCCTATATCGACGCGAAGTATCCCACGGTGCCCTACCGGCTGCTGGTAGGCCACTCCCTGGGCGGCTTGGCCGTGTTAAACACGCTGGCAACCAAGCCCAAGCTATTTAATGCATACCTAGCCATTGAGCCCAGCCTGTGGTGGGACAATACCCTGGTGCTGAAGAAGCTGGAAGCCGCCATGCAGCAGCACAAGTTTACCGGGCAAAAGCTGTTTCTGGCCGTGGCCCACACCGAAAAGCCTGGCCTTGATACCACCCAGGTTCGGCGCGATACTACCGGCAGCACGCGGCACACCCGCACCAACCTGGCCTTGGTTGACCTGCTGCGGAGACGGAAACCGGGTGCCTTGGCGTGGCAGTGGAAATATTATCCCCGCGAAACTCACTTCTCCGTGTCGCTCCTGACCGAATACAATGCGCTGCACGCCTTTTTCCAGCATAAGCAATTAGCCCTGCCTACTTCCATCACCGACCCAAGCTTCACAGTGGCGGCCGTGCAGCGGCATTACGCACAGGTTCCGCAGCAGTATGGTTACACGGTGCTACCGCCGGAGGAAACCCTGAATATGTATGCCTGGGGCTACATGCAGCAAAAGCTCTGGGATAAGGCGTACCAGTTTTTCCAGTTCAACCTCAAAAACTACCCACAGAGCTATAATGCCCACACCAGCCTAGCCGCTTACTACGAAGCGCGCAACGACAAGGCCAAAGCCCTGCAGTACTACACCGCTGCCCTGCGCCTTCAGGACCTCCCCGAAGCCCGGCAGAAAATAGCGGAGCTCCAGAGCTCCTCGGCTAAACCTTAG
- a CDS encoding OmpA family protein codes for MKRSLTSSLALGLTLLAAAPDGHAQTADRKTAISLYGSAYQYKGSLGSDFWNWSNNQYGPGISINRYLTPGLDLGLQGAYVELKGTQSAATFFNTNVVNVNLALKLKLNNGWALKEDARIQPYLLVAPGIAYTSREGLVRGGRIDEDKTYFDAFGAAGINFRLSDAVGLFVQTGQHIPLNANLDGEPIRDDNKIDDRYLQHTVGLTVAFGKAKDTDGDGVSDRKDKCPDTPTGVAVDEKGCPLDGDGDGVPDYQDKCPTEKGLTTLEGCPDRDNDGVRDGDDACPDTPGTAQMRGCPDTDKDGVADPNDKCPDTPAGTQVDANGCPLVLDQDNDGVLDNVDKCPNTPAGTRVDANGCPLVVDPALRKLEVPVRFKTNSTVIERSSYPALNKMVEALKTRPEYGIRIIGHADSRGTDEYNQGLSERRAESVKRYFTGKQVEGSRVVTEGRGEGEPAAPNTSKDGMSKNRRVEFKFEFFALPQPSM; via the coding sequence ATGAAACGTTCTCTAACCTCTTCTCTCGCCCTGGGACTGACGCTGCTGGCGGCGGCCCCCGATGGGCACGCGCAGACGGCTGACCGCAAAACGGCCATCAGCCTGTACGGCAGCGCGTATCAGTATAAGGGTAGCCTCGGCTCCGACTTCTGGAACTGGAGCAACAACCAGTATGGTCCCGGCATCAGCATCAACCGCTACCTCACGCCCGGCCTCGACCTGGGCCTGCAGGGTGCTTATGTAGAATTGAAGGGCACCCAGAGCGCCGCCACGTTTTTCAATACCAACGTGGTGAACGTGAACCTGGCCCTCAAGCTGAAGCTTAACAACGGCTGGGCCCTGAAGGAAGACGCCCGCATTCAGCCCTACCTGCTCGTAGCCCCGGGCATTGCCTACACCAGCCGCGAAGGCTTGGTGCGCGGCGGCCGCATTGATGAGGATAAGACGTATTTCGACGCGTTTGGCGCGGCTGGTATCAACTTCCGCCTCAGCGACGCCGTGGGCTTGTTTGTGCAGACCGGCCAGCACATTCCGCTGAACGCCAACCTAGATGGGGAGCCAATTCGCGACGATAACAAAATTGATGACCGCTACCTGCAGCACACTGTAGGTCTGACTGTAGCTTTCGGCAAAGCCAAGGATACGGACGGTGACGGCGTATCTGACCGCAAAGACAAATGCCCTGACACGCCCACCGGTGTGGCCGTAGATGAGAAAGGCTGCCCGCTTGATGGCGACGGCGACGGTGTTCCAGATTACCAGGACAAGTGCCCCACCGAGAAGGGCCTGACCACGCTGGAAGGCTGCCCCGACCGTGACAACGACGGTGTGCGCGACGGCGACGACGCCTGCCCCGATACCCCCGGTACGGCCCAGATGCGCGGCTGCCCCGATACGGACAAGGACGGCGTAGCTGACCCCAACGATAAGTGCCCCGACACGCCCGCCGGTACGCAGGTAGATGCCAACGGCTGCCCGCTGGTGCTCGACCAGGACAACGACGGGGTGCTCGACAACGTGGATAAGTGCCCCAACACCCCGGCCGGTACCCGCGTGGATGCCAACGGCTGCCCCTTGGTAGTTGACCCCGCCCTGCGGAAGCTGGAAGTGCCCGTGCGCTTCAAAACCAACAGCACCGTCATCGAGCGTAGCTCGTACCCGGCCCTGAACAAGATGGTCGAAGCGCTGAAGACGCGCCCCGAGTACGGTATCCGCATCATCGGCCACGCCGACAGCCGCGGCACCGACGAGTACAACCAGGGTCTGTCGGAGCGCCGCGCCGAGTCGGTGAAGCGTTACTTCACTGGCAAACAGGTCGAAGGCAGCCGCGTCGTGACCGAAGGCCGTGGCGAGGGTGAACCCGCCGCGCCGAACACCTCGAAAGACGGCATGTCGAAAAACCGCCGCGTCGAGTTCAAGTTCGAGTTCTTCGCGCTGCCGCAGCCTTCCATGTAA
- a CDS encoding aminopeptidase P N-terminal domain-containing protein — MRYGPIDPQLFIQNRRNFVQQLPQASLAIFHSNDVMPTNADGTMAFRQNNDLFYLSGVDQEESILVIFPDAKLPQYREILFLKETSEHILVWEGYKLTKDDARAQSGVRTIMWLDSFETVLPALMNEAENVYLNSNEHIRAVVEVETRDARLGTKLRAQYPLHQYRRVAPIMHQLRAIKSEEEIRLMREAADITEKAFRRLLGFVQPGVWEYEIEAEILHEFVRNRSRGPAYGSIIASGANACILHYVSNDRECNDGDVLLMDFGAEFANYAADLSRSIPVNGTFTKRQRDVYEAVLRVMKHATSRLVAGNNIEDYHAEVGRTMEQELIKLDLLNENDVKNQDPAAPLYKKYFMHGTSHYLGLDVHDVGAKYRVFEPGMVYTCEPGIYIREEGLGIRLENDILITKTGNEDLMKNIPLEADDIERLMREARR; from the coding sequence CGCAATTTCGTTCAGCAGCTGCCCCAGGCGTCGCTGGCCATTTTCCACTCCAACGACGTGATGCCGACCAACGCCGACGGCACCATGGCCTTTCGCCAGAACAACGACCTGTTCTACCTCTCTGGTGTCGATCAGGAAGAAAGCATCCTGGTAATTTTCCCCGACGCCAAGCTGCCCCAGTACCGCGAAATCCTGTTCCTAAAGGAAACCAGTGAGCATATCTTGGTCTGGGAAGGCTACAAGCTGACCAAGGACGACGCCCGGGCCCAGTCGGGGGTGCGCACCATCATGTGGCTCGACTCGTTCGAAACCGTGCTGCCGGCTCTGATGAACGAGGCCGAAAACGTGTACCTCAATTCCAATGAACATATCCGGGCCGTGGTGGAGGTGGAAACCCGCGACGCCCGCCTCGGTACAAAGCTGCGCGCCCAGTACCCGCTGCACCAGTACCGTCGCGTGGCGCCCATCATGCATCAGCTGCGCGCTATCAAGAGCGAGGAGGAAATTCGGCTGATGCGCGAAGCCGCCGATATTACCGAAAAAGCGTTTCGCCGCCTGCTCGGGTTTGTGCAGCCCGGGGTGTGGGAATACGAGATTGAAGCCGAAATTCTGCATGAGTTCGTGCGCAACCGCAGCCGTGGCCCGGCCTACGGCAGCATCATTGCCTCGGGTGCCAACGCTTGCATTCTGCACTATGTAAGCAACGACCGGGAGTGCAACGACGGCGACGTGCTGCTGATGGACTTCGGTGCCGAGTTTGCTAACTACGCCGCCGACCTGTCGCGCTCCATCCCCGTGAACGGCACCTTCACCAAGCGCCAGCGCGATGTGTACGAGGCCGTGCTGCGCGTTATGAAACACGCCACCTCCCGCCTGGTGGCCGGCAACAACATCGAGGATTACCACGCCGAAGTGGGCCGCACGATGGAGCAGGAGCTTATCAAGCTCGATTTGCTCAACGAGAATGACGTCAAGAACCAGGACCCGGCCGCCCCGCTCTACAAGAAATACTTCATGCACGGCACCAGCCACTACCTGGGCCTCGACGTGCATGATGTGGGCGCCAAGTACCGCGTGTTTGAGCCCGGCATGGTGTATACCTGCGAGCCGGGCATCTACATCCGGGAGGAAGGCCTGGGCATCCGCCTCGAAAACGACATTCTCATCACCAAAACCGGCAACGAGGATTTGATGAAGAACATCCCGCTCGAAGCCGACGACATCGAGCGCCTGATGCGCGAAGCCCGACGCTAG